In Longimicrobium sp., the genomic window CGGCCACGTGGAGTCGGGCGACACGATCCACGACGTGATCCGCTTCATCAAGCCGCGGGTGAGGATGATCGGGACGGGGTGGGTGGCGAGCGCGGGGGCGCTGATCTTCGTGGCGGTGCCGCTCGAGGACCGCTTCGCGCTCCCCAACACGCGCTTCCTGCTGCACCAGCCGGCGGGCGGCGCCGGCGGCACCGCGGCCGACATCGCAATCGAGGCGCAGGAGATCGTGCGCATGCGCGAGCGCATCAACCGCATCTTCAGCGAGCAGACGGGGCAGTCGATCGAGCGGATCGAGAACGACACGCGCCGCAACTTCTGGCTGAACGTGGAGGCGGCCAGGGAGTACGGCCTGGTGAAGCACATCGTCCGCAGCATGGACGAGGTGAAGTAGCCTTCGCCCCAGACGGGCCGCGGGGGAGGCGCCGATGCCGGTGCCTCCCCCGCGCTGTGTCGTGCCGCTCCTGGCGGAGACGGCGTACTTTGTTGTAGTGGAGCGACCCTCGTTCGTTCACGATGGGCATCGTGCTGGCGCTGGCGTTCGTGACGCTTCACCAGGGGGTTGCGACGTGACCTTTGACGAGTTCGAGCGGCGGGCGCGCGAGATCTTCGACGGGATTCCGCTCGAGCTGCGCCACGGCGTCTCCTACCTCCAGGTGTGGAGCCGGGCGATGGCGCACCCGGAGCTTCCGGACGTCTACACGCTGGGCGAGTGCGCGACCGGCGAGTACGACGTCGAGACCGGCCTCGGCGATGACGTCAGCTCCGGCGTGCACCTGTACTACGGCTCGTTCCTGGCCCTCTCGCGCGAGTACGACGACTTCGACTGGGAGGGCGAGCTGTGGGAGACGATCACCCACGAGATCCGCCACCACCGCGAGTCCGCCGCCGGCGAGGACGACCTGGAGGAGATGGACTACGCCGAGGACGAGAACTTCCGCCGCCGCGAGGGCGAGCCGTACGACCCGCTCTTCTACCGCGCCGGCGAGCCCGCCGGCCCCGACCGCTGGGAGGTGGACGGCGACCTGTTCATCGAGCGCTCCATGGATGCCCGCGAGTTCGCGGCGCTCGCGGAGATCCGCGTGGAGGTGGAGGGTGTGGAGCACACCTTTCCACGGCCCGACGAGCTGGGCGACGTGCACGTCATCTACCTCCTCGGCCTGCGCGACGAGGGAGAGGTCGCGCTGGTCCTGATCCGCCGCCGCACCGCCTGGGAGTCGCTGCGCGCGATGTTCGCGGGCGGCACGCCGCGGGTGTTGGAGTCGGAGGTGGAGCTGGGTGGGTTGGGGTAGGCGCGTCGGGCGGGGGTCGAGACGGGGCGGGGGAGGGCAGACACGCAGGTCGGCCCCTACGGGTTACGGTTTAACGGCGGGGCGGCGGTGCGGGGGCGGCACGGGCGGCCACGCGGGGCCGCCCCTACGAGGGTGGTGTGAAAAGCAGGCGGCAGTGAGGGGGCGGGACACGGGCGCGATAAATCGCGCCCCTACAGAATTGCGCACCCGGCAGAGATCCGTGCGTACGCCCCTCCCCCAGGTAGTTATTGGGGGAGGGGCCGCGAGGTGACGAGCGGGGGTGGGGGCCCTGCCCTCACCCCCGCGGCACGCTCAGCGCGAACACCGATCCGCGGTCCGGGAATTCGAACCACACCTTCCCCCCCGCCGCCTCGATGGCCTCGCGCACCAGCGACAGGCCCAGGCCGGTGCCCTCCTCGCCGGTTACGGTGCCCTCGTGGGCGCGGAAGAATCGGGTGAAGAGCTGCTCGCGCGCATCCAGCGGCACGCCCAGACCGTTGTCGCACACCCGCACCACGATCTCAGACCCGCCCTCGGTTTTGCGCAGCTCACCTTCGATGCGGGCCCAGGGGCGTGGCTCGGAAGGGTCGCGGTACTTGATGGCGTTGGAGACGTAGTTGGAGAGCGCCAGCTCCATCGGCGCGGCCGGGACTTCGGCCACGGGCAGGTCGTCCGCGATCTGCACCTCCACGCCGCGCGCGTCGGCGAACTCGCGCAGCTGCCGCCGCACCTCGCCCGCGACGTCCGACAGGAGGATGTTGCGGGCGGGTGTGCCGTCCGGGTCGATGCGCGAGAGCTCCAGCAGCGTCGCCAGCGTGTCCTTCATCGCGTTGACGTTGCGCGTGGCGATGTCCACGAAGCGGGTGCGCTGCTTCGGGTCCTCGGCCACCCAGTCCTCCGCCAGCATCTCCAGCGCGCCGCCGGCGGCGCCGATGCGGTTCTTGAGCTCGTGCGTGACGGCGCGGTTGAAGCCGCGCAGCCGGTCCTCGCGCTCGCGCATGCGGTCGTCCGCCAGGCGCAGGAAGTGGGTGGTGGTGTACTGCTGGATCACGGCGATGGAGCGGAAGACGCGGTGCCCGCACACCAGCAGCTCACCTCGCTCGCAAGGCTCCTCCACCTCGTCGGCCGCGTGGATCAGGAAGTCGAAGAGCACGCCGCCCAGGATCTCGTACTCGCGCAGAATCTGGTGCGCGTCGAAGCCCTGCGTGTGGCGCAGCTCGCCAAGCTCCACCGCCTTGGCCACCACCGGCGTGTCGGCCGTGATCTCGTCCGCCGGGTCTTCCAGGTAGCGCGCGATCCCGTCGATGAGGAGCGGCAC contains:
- a CDS encoding ATP-dependent Clp protease proteolytic subunit; the protein is MRREEGDDQDHDQEEDQTANEKSASALTESVRDRLFKNRTLIISGAINQQLVSNVMGQLLAMASDSDEPINIFINSQGGHVESGDTIHDVIRFIKPRVRMIGTGWVASAGALIFVAVPLEDRFALPNTRFLLHQPAGGAGGTAADIAIEAQEIVRMRERINRIFSEQTGQSIERIENDTRRNFWLNVEAAREYGLVKHIVRSMDEVK
- a CDS encoding sensor histidine kinase encodes the protein MSATRECPLAATLAQRMRAGREELVERWLGRIAERVTLQPNDIFPTDELLNHVPLLIDGIARYLEDPADEITADTPVVAKAVELGELRHTQGFDAHQILREYEILGGVLFDFLIHAADEVEEPCERGELLVCGHRVFRSIAVIQQYTTTHFLRLADDRMREREDRLRGFNRAVTHELKNRIGAAGGALEMLAEDWVAEDPKQRTRFVDIATRNVNAMKDTLATLLELSRIDPDGTPARNILLSDVAGEVRRQLREFADARGVEVQIADDLPVAEVPAAPMELALSNYVSNAIKYRDPSEPRPWARIEGELRKTEGGSEIVVRVCDNGLGVPLDAREQLFTRFFRAHEGTVTGEEGTGLGLSLVREAIEAAGGKVWFEFPDRGSVFALSVPRG